The Bacteroidales bacterium genome window below encodes:
- a CDS encoding type III pantothenate kinase, whose translation MNLLIDIGNTLTKIGIYHNNKLIDNYNLPFLIISDINNIKNKFPDINNVILSSVAGIKPEINEFLKNNFENYIQLNSETKIPLEIIYKTRNTLGNDRIAGIVGANNIFPNTNVLVIDIGTAITYDFVNSKNQFLGGNISPGLTTRYKSLNNYTKNLPLLNWNENFELLGNTTKNAIISGVQNGIVFEIEGYINKMNKLYKNLKIILTGGDSILFEKIIKSTIFAELNLIFIGLNRILKYNVKNT comes from the coding sequence ATGAATCTATTAATCGACATAGGAAATACATTAACAAAAATCGGCATTTATCACAATAACAAGTTAATTGATAATTATAATTTGCCATTTTTAATAATATCTGATATTAATAATATTAAAAATAAGTTTCCTGATATTAATAATGTAATTTTATCGTCAGTAGCCGGAATAAAACCTGAAATAAACGAATTTCTTAAAAATAATTTTGAAAATTATATACAACTTAATTCTGAAACAAAAATTCCTTTGGAAATTATTTACAAAACACGAAACACGCTTGGAAATGATAGAATAGCAGGTATTGTCGGAGCTAACAATATTTTTCCTAATACAAACGTTTTAGTCATCGATATTGGTACAGCAATTACATATGATTTTGTCAATAGTAAAAACCAGTTTTTAGGAGGAAATATTTCACCCGGATTAACAACACGGTACAAATCATTAAATAATTATACAAAAAACCTGCCCCTTTTAAATTGGAATGAAAATTTTGAACTTTTAGGAAATACTACAAAAAATGCGATTATTTCAGGCGTTCAGAATGGAATAGTTTTTGAAATAGAGGGCTATATAAACAAAATGAATAAATTATATAAAAACCTGAAAATTATTTTAACAGGAGGAGATTCAATTTTGTTTGAAAAAATAATAAAAAGTACCATATTTGCAGAATTAAATTTAATATTTATAGGTTTAAACAGAATTTTAAAATATAATGTCAAAAACACTTAG
- the lptC gene encoding LPS export ABC transporter periplasmic protein LptC, which produces MNLIKKKSNLVIFFIISILLFSCENDIKEVNLLTNLFDEPNLSSKNIEIIQSDSGLINIKLIAPVLNRYDQKKEPYIEFPEGIEIYFYDKEQQIESQLSADYSKYWEDEGLWEAKYNVIAINKRGETLNTEYLIWDEKKGTIYSDKFVKVTDNNGIIYGEGLEASQDLSRWKILNPKGIINFEE; this is translated from the coding sequence ATGAATCTTATAAAGAAAAAAAGCAATTTGGTAATATTTTTTATTATTTCCATATTGCTTTTTTCATGTGAAAACGACATAAAAGAAGTAAATTTGCTTACCAACTTATTTGACGAACCAAACCTGTCTTCAAAAAACATTGAAATAATACAAAGCGATTCAGGACTTATAAACATAAAACTTATTGCCCCTGTTTTAAACAGGTATGACCAAAAAAAAGAACCATATATTGAATTTCCTGAAGGAATAGAAATTTACTTTTACGATAAAGAACAACAAATTGAATCACAACTAAGCGCTGATTATTCTAAATATTGGGAAGACGAAGGTTTATGGGAAGCAAAATATAATGTAATTGCAATAAATAAGCGAGGAGAAACTTTAAATACAGAATATCTTATTTGGGATGAAAAAAAAGGAACAATATATTCAGATAAATTTGTAAAAGTAACTGACAATAACGGAATTATATACGGTGAAGGATTAGAAGCAAGTCAGGACCTTTCGAGATGGAAAATTTTAAATCCGAAAGGTATCATTAATTTTGAAGAATAA
- a CDS encoding HlyC/CorC family transporter, with translation MHYLIYILITLVFSAFFSGMEIAFVSSNKLRIELDKKQGYYASGIISIFIKNPSQYIATMLIGNNIALVIYGIIMAIILEPFILTFTHSDSAILIIQTIVSTLIILITAEFLPKTLFQINPNLFLNLFSIPIYFFYILFYPFTKFTIALSNTFLKSIFNVKINKTYEKTVFGKVDLDDFLESHKKEVDKSKEIKHEVKIFKNALDFSKVKLRECIVPRTEIAALEINNTIEELKQKFIETGFSKILIYEESIDHIIGYAHSSELFKNPKDIKSMMHRLQIVPETMPAKKLLSLFTNEHKSIALVVDEFGGTSGIVTIEDIMEEIFGEIVDEHDIIELEEKIINENEYLFSGRLEIDYINEKYNNIIPVSDDYETIAGYILFHHGNIPNVNDNIKINNLNFKILKVSSTRIELIELKIIEKNSKLK, from the coding sequence ATGCATTATCTAATTTATATACTTATCACCTTGGTTTTTTCTGCTTTCTTTTCAGGAATGGAAATTGCATTTGTTTCTTCAAACAAATTGAGAATTGAATTAGACAAAAAACAAGGTTATTATGCATCAGGTATTATTTCGATTTTCATAAAAAATCCAAGTCAATACATAGCTACTATGTTAATTGGCAATAACATAGCTTTAGTTATATATGGTATTATTATGGCAATAATACTTGAACCATTTATTCTCACATTTACACATTCCGATTCGGCTATTCTTATAATTCAAACAATTGTTTCAACTTTGATAATACTTATTACTGCTGAATTTTTACCAAAAACTCTTTTCCAGATAAATCCCAATCTTTTTTTAAATCTTTTTTCAATTCCTATTTATTTCTTTTATATCTTATTTTATCCATTTACTAAATTTACTATAGCATTATCAAATACTTTTTTAAAATCAATATTCAATGTTAAGATTAATAAGACTTATGAAAAAACCGTTTTTGGTAAAGTTGATTTAGATGATTTTTTAGAATCACACAAAAAAGAAGTTGACAAAAGCAAAGAAATAAAACATGAAGTAAAAATCTTTAAAAATGCACTTGATTTTTCAAAAGTCAAACTTCGCGAATGTATAGTGCCAAGAACTGAAATTGCTGCATTAGAAATAAATAATACAATTGAAGAACTTAAACAAAAATTTATTGAAACCGGGTTTTCAAAAATATTGATTTACGAAGAAAGCATTGACCATATTATTGGCTATGCTCATTCATCAGAGCTATTTAAAAATCCAAAAGATATTAAATCAATGATGCATAGATTACAGATTGTTCCTGAAACAATGCCGGCAAAAAAACTGCTATCATTATTTACAAATGAACATAAAAGTATCGCTTTGGTTGTAGATGAATTTGGTGGTACTTCGGGAATAGTAACAATTGAAGATATAATGGAAGAAATATTTGGTGAAATTGTAGATGAACACGATATAATTGAACTAGAAGAAAAAATAATAAACGAAAACGAATATTTATTTTCAGGTCGCTTGGAAATTGATTATATAAATGAAAAATATAATAATATAATCCCTGTATCAGATGATTATGAGACAATTGCAGGATATATTCTGTTCCATCATGGAAATATTCCTAATGTTAATGATAATATTAAAATTAATAATTTAAATTTTAAAATATTAAAAGTTAGTAGTACAAGAATCGAATTGATTGAATTGAAAATTATAGAAAAAAATTCAAAGTTAAAATAA